A window of Thiocapsa bogorovii genomic DNA:
CCGCCGGTGCCGGATCCGAAGCGGGGGCTGCCGGTATTGCTGCCGCGGGTGGTGACGATCGCGCCGGCGAACTTGCGGAATCGGCCGGTCCTTCCGTCGTCGCGGTTGCCGTGGTCTCCGTATCGGGCGTCGCAGCCCGGCCGGATTCCGCGCTTGCCTGTTCAGGCGCTGTAGCCGCCTCCGCGGCGCTTTGGGGCGCGCTCTCGGTCGAAACCGCCGGCGCGGCCTCTGCCGTTGGAGCCGACGTCGGCGGTGCGGCCTCGGATGCCGTGGCGCCGGATGTCGGGCTCGGATCCCGGGGTGTGGCAGACGCGGTCGACGACTCCGGCGTGGTTCCGGGCACGGACCCCGGTGACGCCGTGGCGGGTTCGGCAGCCGTCACACCGACATCGGAGGTCGGTGGCGGCGCGGCGGGCGGGGTCGTCGATGCCTGCGGGGCCGAGCGCGAATCGGCTGGCGGGCGCGGAGTCGTCGTCGCGCTCGCTGTGCTCGCAACAGCGGTTGACGCCTCGGCGCTCGGGCTCGCCGCTGCCGCACTGGCTTGGGCGACGCGACGATTCTCGGCCTCCCGTTTGGCGCGCTCGGCTGCGATGCGCTGTTTCTCGACATAGTTGCCGTAGCTCGGGCCGGATCCGACGATGGTGACCTCCGTACCATGCGAGACGTGCTTGAACAGAACCGGCGCGAGCGTACTCGGCAAACGAATACATCCGTGCGAGGCGGGCTGTCCGGGACGCGGTATGGGCCCGGCATGTAGGCCGATGCCGTCGTAGGTCAGCCGCATGAAATAGGGCATGCGTGCGCCCTCGAAGCTCGCGCCTGCCGGGATCGGATCGCGGCCCGCTTTGGCGTTCGAGCGGACGACCTTGCCGTTTTTCACGACCTTACCGTAGAGGTTCGAGCGCTTGTTCTCCACCTTTTCCATGACGGCGAAGCGGCCGGTCGG
This region includes:
- a CDS encoding L,D-transpeptidase, with the protein product MSQMQRRGLPQALFPSVKVLGACALLLTLTGCTELARFMSKLDPKPEEPVVAEQPTPQPAEERVEGPVEKPKPSKLYEWNGDGRKVSRIVIDTDTQRASFFVGEDEIGWSTIASGLPKHPTPTGRFAVMEKVENKRSNLYGKVVKNGKVVRSNAKAGRDPIPAGASFEGARMPYFMRLTYDGIGLHAGPIPRPGQPASHGCIRLPSTLAPVLFKHVSHGTEVTIVGSGPSYGNYVEKQRIAAERAKREAENRRVAQASAAAASPSAEASTAVASTASATTTPRPPADSRSAPQASTTPPAAPPPTSDVGVTAAEPATASPGSVPGTTPESSTASATPRDPSPTSGATASEAAPPTSAPTAEAAPAVSTESAPQSAAEAATAPEQASAESGRAATPDTETTATATTEGPADSASSPARSSPPAAAIPAAPASDPAPAAEAPQSPPATGSEASQAPAAPATPSVQAQQAPAAPAEGSDG